GCCGCCGCCATCGTTGGTGATCCCGTTGATGTCGAAGATCTTCAGCCGACCGTTAGGATCAACTTCCGAGTGGGAACTGCTTGACTCGAGCGCCAGATAGGCATCGGCGTCGTCGGCCAGCTCGGCGGTAACGGTCCGCTCGGCCTCGACGCTGTCAAACGCGCCCGTACCGATTGCGGCCGCACTACCGGCGGCAAGGGAACCGACCCCGATGACGAATTTCCGGCGGTGCATCGTCAGTTGGAGTTGGCCTCGATGACGAGCGTCTCGCTGGCGTTTTCGTCAACGTCGTCGTTGAGATCGTCGACCGTCACGTCGAGGGTGACCGAATCACCGGGCTCAAGCTCGTCACTGTGGCTCAGTTCGAAGTCAACGGCACTCTGGACGTCGGTCTCGTTGATCGAAACGGTAACGTTCTCAGTACCCTGGTTCGTGATCGTCACGACGTCACTGACTTCGGTCACCGCGTTCTCGTTGAACCCTTCGCCGTCGTTGCTGTTCGTCGGGCCGCCGAGGTCGATCGTGAGCTCGCTATCGCTCGAGTCGTCCGTCACGTACTCGCCGTCGCCCGTGATCCCGAGATACGCGTCGGCGTCGCCAGCCGTCGAAACCTGCACGGTTCGGTCGGCCTCGACGCTATCGAACGCGCCCGTACCGACGGCTGCAGCGGTTGCCATTGACAGTGCTACCAGTGCGATGACGAATTTTCTCCGTTGCATGGTTGGATGTTCCGTTGTTGTCTGCGTTTGGTGGTCGTCTACCGCGAGCGGCTACACGTCGCGTTGTACGCCACCTCGTCGTTGACCCCCGTCGCGGGGATCACATTGCACCGGTGTCCAGCAAGGGATATTGTAATGCGCTCGTGGAGTTGATTTCAGCATTCGATGGTGGGCAGTCAATCCGCTGCCGACCGAACTGATCCAGCAGTGGTCGATCCGTTGACTCGAGTCACCCACTCTCAGCCGACCGTAGACTGTGGTCCCGCTGTAGTTGACTCGCGGTCAACCGCCTCGAGCCGGCACTGGAGACGCCCGCCTATTCACAGTTGACCGTGGGTCAACTGGGTACTGACAACGTAGTTTGAACCGGTATATCGTCGGTTGAACGGCTCACCGATCCGGTAGTTGTCCCGTTGACCAACTCGATAGAATTCCGAACGAACGGGAGTTCCGATAAGTTTCGGATTGATCAGACGCAATTATTTATTGGTAGGCCAATACTTTTATTCCATGGTGTGATACGGCCTATCCGTAATGGGGGCGACTCACGCGAAACCGTCCGGGGGAACTGACTCATCGAAAGCGAACGTGGACACGAAATCGAACACGGAACTGGGGACGGATGCAGGTGACAGGGCAGGCAACCAATCGGATGCGACCGGCACCGAACCGATCCTCACCGAGGACGAACTCTTCGAGATCCTCTCGAACCGACGTCGGCGTCACATCCTGCACGAGCTCATGCGCGAGGGGGACACGCTCGACATCGGGACCCTCTCCCAGCAGATCGCCGCCTGGGAGGACGGCCTCGAGCTCCACGAGGTGACCAGCAGCGACCGCAAGCGCGTCTACACCGCCTTGCACCAGTCGCACCTGCCGAAGATGGACGAGGCGGGCGTCGTCGACTTCAACCAGGACCGGGGGACCGTCTCGCCGACGCCGGCGCTCGAGGACGTCGAGATCTACATGGACATCGTGCGCGGGCGCGAGATTCCGTGGAGCGATTACTACCTGGGGCTGACGGGGCTGTCCGGCCTACTGCTCGCAGCCGTTTCTCTGAGTCTCGGC
The DNA window shown above is from Halopiger xanaduensis SH-6 and carries:
- a CDS encoding DUF7344 domain-containing protein; translated protein: MGATHAKPSGGTDSSKANVDTKSNTELGTDAGDRAGNQSDATGTEPILTEDELFEILSNRRRRHILHELMREGDTLDIGTLSQQIAAWEDGLELHEVTSSDRKRVYTALHQSHLPKMDEAGVVDFNQDRGTVSPTPALEDVEIYMDIVRGREIPWSDYYLGLTGLSGLLLAAVSLSLGPFAAISHASWGVFVVVAFGISALAHRYYARRNRLGIAEEPPSSDLEFEYRDPTDAGTER